One stretch of Miscanthus floridulus cultivar M001 chromosome 18, ASM1932011v1, whole genome shotgun sequence DNA includes these proteins:
- the LOC136523471 gene encoding uncharacterized protein gives MAPSNQPFTLRSILEKDKLNGTNYADWIHNLRIVLKAEKKEEILDTPLPDEPADNAPAVEKNAYKKACDADLEVSCLMLACMEPDLQLQFDNNHAAHDMIVALNNMFQT, from the coding sequence atggcgcctagcaatcaaccatttactttgcgttcaattcttgagaaagataagttgaatggaacaaactatgcgGATTGGATCCACAACCTAAGAATTGTTCTCAaggctgagaaaaaggaagaaattctagacaccccattaccagatgagcctgctgataatGCACCTGCTGTAGAGAAAAACGCTTACAAAAAagcatgtgatgctgatcttgaagtgagttgccttatgcttgcttgtatggaaccagatctgcagttgcagtttgacaataaccatgcagcGCATGATATGATCGTGGCGCTCAATAATATGTTCCAGACTTAA